The Triticum dicoccoides isolate Atlit2015 ecotype Zavitan chromosome 6A, WEW_v2.0, whole genome shotgun sequence genome has a window encoding:
- the LOC119318393 gene encoding MEIOTIC F-BOX protein MOF-like isoform X2 — protein MSSCGGWSFGAGHTFDGMSGKLNYEENIQTEAAGGEDRISALPDELHQYVMSFLLSRDAVRTCVLARRWRTLWKSVPALRIDDPDSYHGATGSSTFVDELLHLRDPTPLNVCDIRSGCQETASTNWAKEAFRHMEPWLLYALSCQVPVLRICFPWRVINMTLVSSHLKRLHLYRMRFEGCSLDFSSCQVLEVLEMKACHIHVNLLSQSLRFLKIHNTSFGFDPRTRISAPNLIGFRLAPFYGLAPLLDSMPSLVAASITLGEMCEEMCYCGNLSCGGCDAQAGNNDYSVALQGLSGATNLKLTTISYPIRLSVLRMDLTWRPMFRKLTKLLLNEWCVADDFTGLIYFLQHSPILETLILQLDLQTFEDYHLNEIDGSCNSREQSLLSQHLKGSISIGRRCSAGLLCPPFFGLHGSSTIKLLLFVY, from the exons ATGTCTTCTTGTGGCGGCTGGAG CTTCGGCGCAGGCCACACGTTCGACGGAATGTCTGGGAAGCTCAACTACGAAGAAAACATCCAAACGGAAGCGGCTGGTGGCGAGGACCGCATCAGCGCCCTCCCGGACGAACTCCACCAGTACGTGATGTCGTTCCTGCTTTCCCGCGACGCCGTGCGGACATGCGTGCTCGCTAGGCGCTGGCGCACGCTCTGGAAGTCCGTGCCCGCCCTACGCATTGATGACCCCGACAGCTACCACGGTGCTACGGGCTCCAGCACGTTTGTCGACGAGCTGCTTCATCTCCGTGACCCAACGCCTCTGAATGTATGTGACATCCGTTCTGGTTGTCAGGAGACTGCGAGCACCAATTGGGCCAAGGAGGCATTCCGACACATGGAACCATGGCTCCTGTATGCTTTATCCTGTCAAGTTCCAGTGCTTCGGATTTGTTTTCCCTGGCGGGTAATCAACATGACTCTTGTCTCATCGCACTTGAAGAGGTTACATCTTTACCGCATGCGATTTGAGGGATGCTCTCTGGATTTTTCGAGCTGTCAGGTGCTAGAGGTGTTAGAGATGAAAGCTTGTCATATCCATGTGAATCTCTTGTCCCAGTCATTACGATTTCTTAAAATTCACAACACGAGTTTTGGTTTTGATCCCCGCACTCGTATTTCTGCCCCAAATCTCATTGGCTTCAGACTAGCTCCATTTTACGGTTTGGCTCCTTTGCTTGATAGCATGCCATCACTGGTAGCAGCATCTATTACACTTGGAGAAATGTGCGAGGAAATGTGTTACTGTGGAAATCTATCATGTGGGGGATGCGATGCTCAAGCCGGTAACAACGACTATTCTGTGGCTCTCCAAGGTTTGTCAGGTGCTACGAATTTGAAGTTGACAACAATATCTTATCCGATAAGG CTGTCTGTTTTGAGAATGGATTTGACATGGCGCCCCATGTTTAGGAAGCTAACAAAGTTGTTGCTCAATGAGTGGTGTGTGGCTGATGATTTCACTGGATTGATTTACTTTCTCCAGCACTCACCCATTCTAGAGACACTGATACTTCAACTTGATTTGCAAACTTTTGAG GATTATCATTTGAACGAAATTGATGGAAGTTGTAACTCAAGGGAACAATCATTGCTATCACAACATCTCAAG
- the LOC119318393 gene encoding MEIOTIC F-BOX protein MOF-like isoform X1 — translation MSSCGGWSFGAGHTFDGMSGKLNYEENIQTEAAGGEDRISALPDELHQYVMSFLLSRDAVRTCVLARRWRTLWKSVPALRIDDPDSYHGATGSSTFVDELLHLRDPTPLNVCDIRSGCQETASTNWAKEAFRHMEPWLLYALSCQVPVLRICFPWRVINMTLVSSHLKRLHLYRMRFEGCSLDFSSCQVLEVLEMKACHIHVNLLSQSLRFLKIHNTSFGFDPRTRISAPNLIGFRLAPFYGLAPLLDSMPSLVAASITLGEMCEEMCYCGNLSCGGCDAQAGNNDYSVALQGLSGATNLKLTTISYPIRLSVLRMDLTWRPMFRKLTKLLLNEWCVADDFTGLIYFLQHSPILETLILQLDLQTFEDYHLNEIDGSCNSREQSLLSQHLKVVKILCGTREDVIVHRISKILCAHGVPSEQIEIE, via the exons ATGTCTTCTTGTGGCGGCTGGAG CTTCGGCGCAGGCCACACGTTCGACGGAATGTCTGGGAAGCTCAACTACGAAGAAAACATCCAAACGGAAGCGGCTGGTGGCGAGGACCGCATCAGCGCCCTCCCGGACGAACTCCACCAGTACGTGATGTCGTTCCTGCTTTCCCGCGACGCCGTGCGGACATGCGTGCTCGCTAGGCGCTGGCGCACGCTCTGGAAGTCCGTGCCCGCCCTACGCATTGATGACCCCGACAGCTACCACGGTGCTACGGGCTCCAGCACGTTTGTCGACGAGCTGCTTCATCTCCGTGACCCAACGCCTCTGAATGTATGTGACATCCGTTCTGGTTGTCAGGAGACTGCGAGCACCAATTGGGCCAAGGAGGCATTCCGACACATGGAACCATGGCTCCTGTATGCTTTATCCTGTCAAGTTCCAGTGCTTCGGATTTGTTTTCCCTGGCGGGTAATCAACATGACTCTTGTCTCATCGCACTTGAAGAGGTTACATCTTTACCGCATGCGATTTGAGGGATGCTCTCTGGATTTTTCGAGCTGTCAGGTGCTAGAGGTGTTAGAGATGAAAGCTTGTCATATCCATGTGAATCTCTTGTCCCAGTCATTACGATTTCTTAAAATTCACAACACGAGTTTTGGTTTTGATCCCCGCACTCGTATTTCTGCCCCAAATCTCATTGGCTTCAGACTAGCTCCATTTTACGGTTTGGCTCCTTTGCTTGATAGCATGCCATCACTGGTAGCAGCATCTATTACACTTGGAGAAATGTGCGAGGAAATGTGTTACTGTGGAAATCTATCATGTGGGGGATGCGATGCTCAAGCCGGTAACAACGACTATTCTGTGGCTCTCCAAGGTTTGTCAGGTGCTACGAATTTGAAGTTGACAACAATATCTTATCCGATAAGG CTGTCTGTTTTGAGAATGGATTTGACATGGCGCCCCATGTTTAGGAAGCTAACAAAGTTGTTGCTCAATGAGTGGTGTGTGGCTGATGATTTCACTGGATTGATTTACTTTCTCCAGCACTCACCCATTCTAGAGACACTGATACTTCAACTTGATTTGCAAACTTTTGAG GATTATCATTTGAACGAAATTGATGGAAGTTGTAACTCAAGGGAACAATCATTGCTATCACAACATCTCAAGGTAGTCAAAATTCTATGTGGCACACGGGAAGATGTGATAGTTCACCGTATTTCAAAGATCCTATGTGCCCATGGAGTACCTTCTGAGCAAATTGAGATAGAATAG